A region from the Patescibacteria group bacterium genome encodes:
- a CDS encoding multidrug effflux MFS transporter, which yields MKSAIFITLSIAMGMLCLLPSDIYLPALPLIQQYFDSSTSLIQMTLSVFLLGTAASQFLIGPFVDFYNLKAIGIVSVTIFLIATLICAITTSIEVMIIARFFQACGAGFAAVISRAAVTKNYDSQKAAHVYLIMSPILAVSPAIAPVIGGNLSKFLGWRSVFIFIFILGILILIGIWKFFAVKQTSSPAKEDLHPFKIIKNYLDILRNKCFSGYLLTRCAVDASYFAYITASPFIFHTLGYSTIQIGNFYIIPIISFVGAAYLTKRLMDKYSKDLLMLIGLLISIFGGIVLYLIGITHYYYALQIILPAAIMTAGYGFTGSLSWTEAMAQFPASQSGSVSSLIGFFPLIAASLAAALVNILTHGSVSRLAIFMVILLSLATLILLKVIRFKTEKKQLKMNSDPYN from the coding sequence ATGAAATCAGCAATTTTTATTACTCTAAGTATTGCAATGGGAATGTTATGCTTATTACCATCCGATATTTATTTACCAGCATTACCCCTCATTCAGCAATACTTTGATAGTAGCACCTCTTTGATTCAAATGACTCTTAGCGTATTTTTGCTCGGAACCGCAGCTTCACAATTTTTAATTGGCCCATTTGTTGATTTTTATAATCTAAAAGCTATCGGAATAGTATCTGTCACCATTTTCCTTATCGCAACTTTAATTTGCGCCATAACAACCTCTATCGAAGTCATGATTATAGCCAGATTTTTTCAAGCTTGCGGCGCAGGCTTTGCAGCAGTCATTTCTCGCGCCGCTGTTACTAAAAATTACGATTCACAAAAAGCTGCTCACGTTTATTTGATTATGAGTCCTATATTAGCAGTTTCGCCTGCAATTGCACCAGTAATCGGCGGAAATTTATCAAAATTTTTGGGTTGGAGATCCGTATTTATCTTCATTTTTATTTTAGGAATATTGATTTTAATAGGAATATGGAAATTTTTCGCGGTAAAACAAACTAGCTCCCCAGCTAAAGAGGATTTACATCCATTTAAAATAATTAAAAATTACTTAGACATATTGCGCAACAAATGCTTTTCTGGGTATTTGCTTACCCGTTGTGCCGTCGATGCTTCCTATTTTGCCTATATCACTGCTTCTCCATTTATATTCCACACCTTAGGCTATTCAACTATTCAAATTGGCAATTTTTATATTATTCCGATTATAAGCTTTGTTGGCGCCGCTTATTTAACGAAGCGCCTAATGGATAAATACAGTAAAGATCTATTAATGCTCATAGGCTTGCTCATTTCTATTTTTGGCGGAATTGTGTTATATTTGATCGGTATAACTCATTATTATTACGCTCTTCAGATCATCCTACCTGCAGCGATCATGACAGCAGGATATGGTTTCACTGGTTCATTGTCCTGGACCGAAGCCATGGCTCAATTTCCAGCGAGTCAATCTGGTTCCGTATCTAGTTTAATTGGTTTTTTCCCACTCATAGCTGCTTCTCTTGCAGCCGCCCTAGTTAATATTTTAACGCATGGCTCAGTTTCTCGTTTAGCCATATTTATGGTTATCTTACTCAGCTTAGCAACCCTTATTTTATTAAAAGTAATCAGATTTAAAACTGAAAAAAAACAATTAAAGATGAATTCAGATCCATACAACTAA
- the ccrA gene encoding crotonyl-CoA carboxylase/reductase: MITISDKTIPAQMLAYVLRPAHHGEPINAFKEERVDLPPLGANEVLIKVMAAGINYNGVWAALGSPYSPTFFHGKNFHIAGSDASGIVWKIGEALDKKTLHFKEGDHIVLHCGQYCGHCVQCNGGDPMLCPYQKIWGYETPYGSFAEFTVVKPYQILPKPKELSWAEAASYTLVLATAWRMLLGHYPHTLRSSQNVLIWGASGGIGTMAIQIVKNANANPIAVVSSEERGQFCLQIGAKSFINRNNFDCWGIMPNVGSSDYLTYMSKVKKFKKAIWDIIGTGNEIDIVIEHVGEKTFPVSCYIAKKGGLVVYCGATSGFNLSMDAAYGWMHQKRIQGSHFASTLEAFSANELVCQGKIKPYLGKVYKWQDLPLAHQLMKDNQQLSGCMAVEVSV, encoded by the coding sequence ATGATTACAATATCTGACAAAACCATCCCTGCTCAAATGCTAGCTTATGTGTTAAGACCCGCTCATCACGGAGAACCCATTAATGCTTTTAAGGAAGAACGCGTTGATCTTCCTCCATTAGGAGCTAATGAGGTATTGATAAAGGTCATGGCTGCGGGAATTAATTATAACGGCGTATGGGCCGCATTAGGTAGTCCTTACTCGCCTACGTTCTTTCATGGCAAAAATTTTCATATTGCGGGTAGCGATGCCTCTGGAATTGTTTGGAAAATCGGAGAAGCACTGGATAAAAAAACATTACATTTTAAAGAGGGTGACCATATCGTTTTACACTGTGGTCAATATTGTGGCCATTGTGTTCAATGTAATGGTGGAGACCCTATGCTTTGCCCCTACCAAAAAATATGGGGGTATGAAACCCCTTATGGATCATTCGCAGAATTTACAGTGGTAAAGCCTTATCAAATTTTACCCAAACCCAAGGAGCTGAGTTGGGCCGAAGCAGCAAGTTATACGTTGGTGCTAGCAACCGCATGGAGAATGTTATTAGGCCATTACCCACATACCTTACGATCTTCACAGAATGTGCTAATTTGGGGTGCTTCAGGGGGTATAGGAACAATGGCAATTCAAATTGTTAAAAATGCGAATGCCAATCCAATTGCAGTAGTGTCTTCAGAGGAGCGTGGACAATTTTGCTTACAAATCGGCGCTAAGAGTTTTATCAATAGGAATAATTTTGACTGTTGGGGAATAATGCCTAATGTAGGATCAAGCGATTATTTAACTTATATGAGTAAGGTAAAAAAATTTAAAAAAGCTATTTGGGACATTATTGGTACAGGCAATGAAATAGACATAGTGATTGAGCATGTAGGAGAGAAAACCTTTCCAGTAAGTTGCTACATTGCTAAAAAAGGTGGTTTAGTTGTTTACTGTGGAGCGACATCGGGATTTAATTTAAGTATGGATGCAGCCTATGGTTGGATGCATCAGAAACGGATTCAAGGTTCACATTTTGCCTCCACTTTAGAAGCTTTTTCCGCTAATGAATTAGTCTGTCAAGGGAAAATCAAGCCTTATCTCGGAAAAGTTTATAAATGGCAAGATCTGCCTCTGGCCCATCAACTGATGAAAGACAATCAACAGCTTTCAGGATGCATGGCTGTAGAAGTTAGTGTTTGA
- a CDS encoding non-ribosomal peptide synthetase, with protein MIISSFSIQGTGASMRGSEKINELSLAENTVSELFHWQAKRNPTGISAVYKGKFLTYEELDQKSTILSMIIRDYYDPNQGEFIVAMLMERDLNMIISILAILKAGGAFLPLDTEYPSDRISYILSDAKPHLLLTHKNLIDKLKGTICCPILKADDIANIKYNSNSQLEKFFSQKLNYIIYTSGSTGNPKGVMVEKRSLMNYLKWANKYLNVKLGDRFDCSSSLAFDFTITTLLLPVISGATIIFCDEKTKRDPCKYLKHLEKYRINIVKLVPTFFNLLCDLQNNCSLVALQSIVLGGENASSTHVKKWLHKYPCHKIYNEYGPTETTVGVTLSTYGFGETFDDITIGCPGLNTRIYVLDEFLQPLQPMTIGEIFISGHCVARGYLNCPELTAEKFIPNPFSMLEEGYSVIYKTGDLGCLLENGSFKYIGRIDDQIKINGYRVELGEVERLLNQHSQINQAVVFPITEGGIKSLVAYCTSVSNEELTITELRDYLASSLPYYMIPYKFTFIPKFPLTINGKVDKTKLLENYSTDVINDSPGYLNIEYDLIALLKDLLKMEELDRDANFFDLGANSLLIAKLYNCLRTKGYHLDMLTIFQYPTVNLLIKKINSPSINDAERHFNLAVNKGRYTSRCCSLTNDRVNI; from the coding sequence ATGATTATTTCTAGTTTTTCGATTCAAGGCACAGGAGCATCTATGAGAGGTTCAGAGAAAATAAACGAACTTTCACTTGCTGAAAATACTGTTTCAGAATTATTTCACTGGCAAGCGAAACGTAATCCTACCGGAATTTCTGCAGTTTACAAAGGAAAATTTCTAACTTATGAAGAACTAGATCAAAAATCTACTATTCTATCAATGATAATCCGTGATTATTACGATCCTAATCAAGGTGAATTTATTGTAGCTATGCTTATGGAAAGAGATCTGAATATGATAATTAGTATCTTAGCTATTTTAAAGGCAGGTGGTGCTTTTTTGCCTTTAGATACTGAATACCCATCTGATAGAATCAGTTATATTCTTTCTGATGCTAAACCACATTTATTGCTGACTCATAAAAATTTAATTGATAAATTAAAAGGAACTATCTGTTGTCCTATTTTAAAAGCTGATGATATTGCTAACATAAAATATAATTCAAATTCTCAATTAGAAAAATTCTTTTCTCAGAAGTTAAATTATATTATTTACACTTCTGGTTCCACCGGCAATCCAAAAGGCGTAATGGTAGAGAAAAGAAGTTTAATGAATTATTTGAAATGGGCGAATAAATATTTAAATGTTAAGCTAGGAGATAGGTTTGATTGCTCTTCTTCATTGGCTTTTGATTTTACAATAACAACCCTCCTGCTGCCTGTGATATCTGGTGCAACTATAATATTTTGTGATGAAAAAACAAAGCGTGATCCCTGTAAGTACTTAAAGCATTTGGAAAAATATAGAATTAATATTGTAAAACTAGTGCCTACTTTTTTTAATTTATTGTGTGATTTACAAAACAACTGTTCTTTAGTGGCATTACAATCTATTGTTTTGGGTGGAGAAAATGCAAGTTCAACTCATGTTAAAAAATGGTTGCATAAATATCCTTGTCACAAAATTTATAATGAATATGGCCCTACTGAAACGACCGTTGGCGTGACATTATCTACTTATGGTTTTGGAGAAACTTTTGATGACATTACAATTGGTTGCCCAGGACTGAATACTAGAATATATGTGCTAGACGAATTTTTACAGCCACTTCAACCAATGACTATCGGAGAAATATTTATTTCGGGACATTGTGTAGCTCGCGGTTATCTCAATTGCCCGGAATTAACTGCCGAAAAATTTATCCCTAATCCATTTTCTATGCTGGAAGAGGGTTACTCAGTAATATATAAAACTGGAGATTTAGGTTGTCTTCTAGAAAATGGTTCATTTAAGTATATAGGCCGAATAGATGATCAAATAAAAATAAATGGCTATAGAGTAGAGTTGGGGGAAGTGGAGAGGTTGTTAAATCAGCATTCCCAGATCAATCAGGCTGTAGTTTTTCCTATAACAGAAGGCGGTATTAAATCATTAGTTGCTTATTGTACATCAGTAAGTAATGAGGAATTAACGATAACCGAACTAAGAGATTATTTGGCGTCATCGTTGCCATATTATATGATTCCTTATAAATTCACATTTATACCAAAATTTCCTTTGACTATAAATGGAAAAGTAGACAAGACAAAACTTCTAGAAAATTATTCTACCGATGTCATCAATGATTCTCCAGGCTATTTAAACATAGAATATGATCTGATTGCTCTATTGAAAGATTTGCTGAAAATGGAAGAGCTTGATCGTGATGCAAATTTTTTCGATTTAGGAGCGAATTCGTTGTTAATAGCTAAACTATATAATTGTTTGCGGACTAAGGGTTACCATTTGGATATGCTAACTATTTTTCAGTATCCTACCGTTAATCTTCTCATTAAAAAAATTAATTCTCCATCAATTAACGAT